The genomic DNA ctaggttttatgggtattatgacccATACTGTTGTACTCTATGAATTCATACCTCAGAATAGTAGGCTGATACAGTCAGATATTGGACATGGGagtgctggagagggtggaggacCAGGAAAGAAGTAAGGTAATGTGGTGTGGGGATTTTAACGCCCACAACACGCTTTGGGGGGGGggagctggagacacttatctccctcactaactttaagcatcagttgtcagagcagcttaccgatcactgcacgtGTACACAGCCCATActacgcatactacgggtgggtgtagaacttcattagatatagtctcaaatattttgttatcttttttaagagcaacggggctggcaAGTAGGATTGTTTCTCCCTGTCTcaggcccacactccagtacagtaggtggcggtaatgcaccataacgttggatgccaaccgccgataaaccccactgaagaagaagaagaagaagaagaagaagaagaagaagaagaagaagaagaagtagaagaagaagTAGGCTGATACATAGGcaatacagtaggtggcagcatgcaCCTATAACATTTGTTTGTGGACCGTCAAAATACCAAAgaagatgatgataatgatgatgatgatgatgaagaagaagaatGGGTAGGTGACAAGCGTAGCACCTTCTCAGGTCCTAGAGCCTGAGAAGGTAGATATGGAGAACTAAAAGAAGGAAGAAGttggagttttgtttgttttggcattgtactatttttattagggtggattgttataatcactattaagtatggatttatttattttaattttaattttggtttcaaaccgtccagttggtggcggtaatacaacttttggatgtagtccgccataaaacccacagaagaagaagaaaaagacggTAGGTAGGTGACGAGTATGTGCTGTGTTGTTTTTGGTTGCGGTTTTGTGCGAATTCTGCGTTGAGCTGCGGCGGAAGAGAGAGGTAATAACAGAGAGGTGCATATCTCTCGTAAGAATTTGGGATGGTGTTTGGGTTATCTAACCTGTTAGAAACGTAAATATTAATCATATATAAGCCCAAGTGCTGCAGTGGAACCATGAAGGGTTTGGTAGAATGACGTTATGGCTGCGATCATGTGTTTCGGCTTCAGGCAGAACCAGTGGACAAACAGCCAAGATGGAGCTGGAGGAGGTGCAGGACAAATTCTCCCTCTCTGAATGCGATAAGAGGTAGTATGCCTGAAGTACTTTAATATAAATTGCAAACATATTAAAATACTTTTCCCAAAGAACATGTCTTCCAAAAAATGACCAGTTTCAACCATTACGTCACATAAAATGCAAAAATTTGTTATTTGAAAGTCCTTTATCACAGAGGAAAAGCTGATTTTTGTCAACGATTGcccaaaacaacaacaagaaGGATACGTTTTGAATCGCTCACTTATAAAAGCAGATTAATCTATTTTAATATACCTTGCtgattaaatacattattattattattattattatgttttagccTTCCAAGGGTAGTCCTGTGAGCAAGATTTGATTTTTGTTCGCAGCTTGACTCCTATTGCTGCAAGCTACAAATCCAGTATGACTCCAGTCTTTGCTTTACATTCCCCTTCTCCACATTTGATTTTGCTCAATCTACTGGCATTTAGAAACACAGTTAATGAGTTGAGAACATGCATCGTATGATCAATTGTTTGCTCTGTGCTACAGTCTTGGGCTCCCACTTAATTTTTGTGAATTCATTTCCATTGTTTTTGTCTGAACTGCCTTCCAGGAAGAAGGCAATGCAACCTGAGAACAGCAGCGTTGTTCAAGATGATGATGGAAGGGAAGCAGGAGAAATTAATTCTGATGGAgatggaacatttcagggatgTGGCAGCTACGATTCATTTCTAGATTCCATCTTTGAAGAGGAGTTGGATCGACTTTTGGACCTGTGAGTTGAACGACTTCAACTATTACATTATTCAGAGTGGATAGCATTTTACGTTAAGTATCTACTCAGTACTGTTTGCTTAAATATCTTTAACGTTGTAACACCCATTTTACACATTTTGATCTTGAGTCATTtgcatatttatttataaaaaTTACTACCACTGATATTTATAGCTTgataatttttaatgaattatatATACCTATTGATTCTTGAAAAATAACACTAATGTCCGATGGGCTTAGTTGAACTGTATAAAATGTCTTTGTAAACAAACAATATAAAACGGGTTAGAAAACCTATCATATTGGCCTTATGGACTGTCAAGCTCTCCATTCAGTATTATTTGCCTAAATCTGTAATTGGATCAACAAACCCACCCTTTCTCTAAGTAAGTTGATAGAAGCCAGATTGCCACAATGATGCTGTTTATATGTATGGCACCACCTAAAACATTATATTCTTTCATTAATCATTTTTCAGAGATGGGAATGAAGAACCTCCTTATCTGACGGAACCTTCAGAGGCAATGGAGGCGGATGAATCCCCTCCCAATGGAACAGAGGTTAAAGAGACTAGAAGGGGAGATGACTTCACTCCCAATGGAACAGAAGTTAAAGAGACTAGAAGGGAAGATTACTTCACTCCCGACAGGACAGAAGTTAAAGAGACTAGAAGGGAAGATGACTCCCCTCCAATTATGACACGGCTCAGAGTAAGGGGTATCTCCTCTCGCCCTAAGATAGAGGCTTCAAAGTCAAGTGAGGAAGATGGAGAAGACCTTCCCCCTAATACAGAAGTCATCGAGAGCAGGGCTtcaaaaataacaaaatccatcTCTAGCCCCAAAGCAGCACCTCAAAGGAAGGCCAGGCCTCCATCTTCTCCCCCCTGTACACCCAGCCCTGCCAAATCCAAAAACAGAGCTCATGCAGCCACACCTCTTATCAGTGGGTCAGAGAGGAAGTGGAGGACTGAGGATGAACCAGATCAAGAGCCTAAACTGTTCCCCTTCGAACCAGCTAGGACTCCGGGACCCCAGCTAGACACTTCAAAGAACTACACTGTTCTAGAGCTCTTCCAGCTCTTCTTCAGTAATGACGTTGTTGATACTCTCTGCTCAAACACCAACAAGAACGCCAAGAGAAGACAGGAACAGGGAATCAAAGAACCATGGAAACCTGTATCCGTGGAGGAAATGTACAACTACCTCAGCATTGTAATCTATATGGGTCTGCTGAATGTGCACACTGTATCAGACTACTGGAATCGAAACAGAATATATTGTCTTCCTTTTTGCCGTACAGTCATGACTATGACAAGATTTCGGGCAATCACCTATTCACTGCACATGAGTGACCCAGCAGAGGAGGAGGAAAACGATAAGAAGAAGGGGACTGCAGAGTACGACCAGCTAATGAGAATCAAACCTCTCAAAGACCAGATATTGGAGGCATGCAGGGCCTTCTACCACCCATTCCAGAACCTTTCCATTGATGAGCGCATGGTGCACTCCAAGGCCCGCCACAGCCTCAAACAATACATTAAATCCAAGCCCTACAGGTATGGATTCAAGCTGTATGTTTTAGCTGATTCACGAAATGGCTACACCTGCGACTTCAATGTGTTTATGACCAAAAACCTATCTGCTTCAGGCAAAGGGGAGAGCTATGATGTTGCCATGAACCTGTTGAAGGTGCCATACTTGGGCACAGGATACCACATTTATGTTGATAACTCCTTCACCAGCATATCTCTCTTCCGTGACCTGTACAAAAAGAAATTGGGAGCATGTGGAACCATACGTGAATTCCGTGTGGGCATCCGAGAGAACAGCATGCCTGCTCGAGCAGAGAAAGGAACCATCCGCTGGCTCCGTGACGGCGAGCTGCTCTTCACCAAGTGGATGGGCACACAACCAGTCACTATGTGTACCACCATTCATAAGGCCTTCGCAGGGGAGCAGGTCAAAAGCAGAAAACAGAGCAAAAATGGATCCTGGACAACACAGTACATACCCATCCCAGAGGCGATCAAGCCGTACAACAAATATATTGGGGGTGTGGACCTGTCTGATGCCCTGATCAAATGCTACAGTGTGGCCCACAAAACCATGAAGTGGTACAAAACCTTCTTCTTCCACTTTGTAGACATTGCTGTGGTGAACAGCTTCCTCCTGCAGAAGGACATGGcccagaagaagaagaaaaagcccATGACCCACAAGCAGTTCAGGGAGCAGCTGTGCCTGCAGCTTGCTGACATTGGTAAGCAGGAGGAGGCTGAAGAAGAGTCgtcagaagaggaggaggaggaggaagaggaagaggaaccagaggaagaagaggaattgGTGGAAGTGAAGCGACCATGCTACCCTGTACCCATAATGGATCCTACCACTGTTGATTCCTCTCGAAGAAAATCTAGTGGCAGGAAGAAATGTTGTCTGTGCAAGGAAAGCCAGACCAACTGGCAGTGTGAGTCCTGTCAGGTGGCACTCTGTATGATACCAGACAGGAACTGCTTCAGAGTTTGGCACATGAATAAAAAGGATCTCGTAGCAGAAGTTTTCAAGAGGCATATAAAGTATAACCCATACCCTACCCATCcttggatggaatatgggggggGAAAAATTGAGTTTAAGTCTCAAAAACAGGCACAGAGTTTCATTAAACGTCATTTTGGCTTGAGGAACAACAGGAAGTGAAACTATCTCGCTACCCTGTGCGCACTAACGATCCTACCGCTATTGACATCTCTCAAAGAGAAACCGTGGGCAGGAAGAACTGTTGTCTGTGCAAGACCAACTGGCAGTGTGAGTCCTGTCCAGGCGCTGCTCTGTATGATAGAAGACAGGAACTGCTTCCGGTTCCGAGGGTGGGATAAGGATAAAAAGAATGTCTCTGGCACAACTTTTCAGTAGCATCGATAATAAGTGGTCTCAAGTGTGATGATGATTGTTATTATGGTTAGGCCTATTATTTTTGTTATCGTTTTATTATTTTTGTTTATTCTATAAATATTTGTGCCCATGAATGATCCCAGCACTGTTAAAATCTCTCACAGATGTACTGTAGACATATGAAGTGTCATTTGTGCAATAATTAGTTAGTCTTGCCAGAAACTGCTTCAGAATATGGCATGTGATTAAAGACAATGAACAGGCTGATGCAATTATGGTTTTTTCATCCCTGGGCTATAAGCTTTCTGAAATAGGTCATAGAAGAGTATTATTCAACTTTGCAAGATTTTGCAAGTTCGTGGGAACATGATAGAAAAAATTATTAGATTCATATTGCCCCAAGCCTGTGtgcaaagtattcataccccttcacttattccacattttgttttctgaattcaaaatggagaaaacttttttttttttttacatcatacCCATCCACACACTACCCTATAATgaattttagaaatgtttgaaaatttaattgaaaatgaaatacagaaatatctaatttacataagtattcaaacccatgaatcaatacatgttagaatcacctttggaagTGGTTACAGCTGTGACTCTTCCTGGGTAAGTCTCAAAGGCCCCGATTCCAACCCGAGTTATGGGCGCGTAAACGGAATTCCCTTTTtctgcacttttctctctacgtgtattctgaccttgaacttaagcatgaggaTAGCACGCTATTCACCTGCCATTCGTTCTGGGTGGAGATCAAATAaatggaggtgtgtctacagatacgccgtattctgaccttgacttcattccctcataattccaccacctttacgcgaGAGGAAACCATGTTGAGCAAACCTGCCGGTTCCAAGTGAGAAAAGCATCTACAGCATTCTCCATATAATGTAATTTACAacgataagagctaggtaaacgAGTAATCTgtttggataagggaattgtaaatataaatgacacgtgttttagatctattttaccttatagtcggtggagacaaatgtgaaaccagtcatatggcagcaaactgaagcatatcaacatatcaactttcccacagtgaagtttatgaaatgctgtggCATTATGCAGAATTTTAATTGTATGgccttttaacttgcagggatgagcactctcgaatgtcttaattataggctaccccgactttctctgtttcctatttctatcatgttaaatattagcccctatcagtatcgaccatcagtaggcctaataaccacacatattcaactgccaatgtactgttagttcccttcagttggtatagcctacattatcattccattattTTGTTTACCTTCATTTGCTTCCTCTGTAAATGCTGTCACGGCcatgtggttgttgctgaggatcattagtaacagttgataataaataaaaaaagacatgTAGCCTAATTAAATTGTTATGGAGCAGAGCGCAGACCAAGCCATAACAGTTTGAACCAGACCCATGGCACAACACTTGGCCgtgtcatcacacagttccatggttagCGTAGGCAATAGAGgagggtatagcctactattgtacactgttctccctattataattatatgtacactaatcttccaacattacTATGGGTTAAATAACTGAATGTGACAATTTTCAGAattaatcaaaccactgtatttttgattAATCAATATATTTTGTGCATAAAGTTTTTTGATGATTCATATATACTTTCCTAAACCTAAAATTTGCCTAAATAATGTactatacatttttattttttaatctaccagttggtgttaaaacggagacgaatatgcatatactgtaattagatggctttctttcacTGATGCCTATTTTCTGAACCCGTCTCTATGTATTCTAGTCTGTCAACAAAAttctaattaaaggtacaccgtatttaaagggatggcttaagataaatgtaatgaaacccctattgaatgaaaactccataagaaaatctgttggccagcaagtggaaGGGTTTTCAGCAGTTGATTGACATTTATTCAGCACATGCAAGGGAACCACACCTGCAAAGCCCATTATGCACCTTCAAAAGGTAAGTCAGTActaactactgagaagtgcgtagaaAAGGCGTGCATAAGAAAGCCGTAATCTCCTATGTCGGAATCGGCACTAAGAgttttgcacattattctttatttttttaagctctgtcaaattggttgttgatcattacttgacagccattttcaagtcttgccatagattttcaagccgatttaagtcaaaactaactaggccactcaggaacatttaatgttgtcttggtaagcaactcctgtgtatatttggccttgtgttttaggttattgtcctgctgaaaggtgaatttgtctcccagtgtctgttggaaagcaaactgaatcaggttttcctttaggattttgcctgtgcttatagctatattctgtttatttttatcccccccaaaaacgccctagtccttgccgatgacaagcatacccataacatgatgcagccaccaccatgcttgaaaataatgaAGAGTcgcactcagtgatgtgttgtatttgccccaaacataacgctttgtattcaggacttaAAGTTACtttttttgccacattttttgcagtattactttagtgccttgtagcaaacaggatgcatgttttggaatatttgtattctgtacaggcttcattcttttcactctgtaatttaggttagtattgtggagtaactaaaatgttgttgagccattctcagttctcatatcacaaccattaaactctgtaactgttttaaagtctccattggcctcatggtaaaatccctgagcagtttccttcctcttcggcaactgagttaggaagggcgctgtatctttgtagtgactgggtgtattgatgcaccaccaaagtgtaattaataacttcaccatgctcaaagggatattcaatgtctgccctTCTTTgccaggcattggaaaacctccctggtctttgtggttgaatctgtgtttgaaattcactgctcgactgagggaccttacagataatagtatgtgtggggtacagagatgaggtagtcattcaacaatcatgttaaacactattattgcacactgagtgagtccatgcatcttatgtgacttgttaagcaaacgtttactcctgaatttatttaagcttgccataacaaaggggttgaattcttattgactcaagacatttcagtttttcatttttaattaatttgtaaaaatgtcaaaaaacataattcaacttcagcattatgggggtattgtgtgcaggccagtaacacaacatctcaatttaatccatttttaaattcaggctgtaacacaacaacatttcgaaaaagtcaaggagtgagaatactttctgaaggcactgtaggtactaGATACTAATCCAAAAAGTTTCAGGTATGACTGCCAAAGGTGCACCAACTAATGACATGTATTATCTAAACATCTTTTTAATACACATTTCATATTATGTATCTGAGAGGGAAACAAATATTATGGGAAACAGTATTATAGTTTGGTATTATGCGTGAACACAGTATCTGATGGGGGATCATTGTATGTTTCTGAAAGGGAATagaccatagaagaagaagaaatacAATGTGTATGTttgcatgcagtttgaaggaagttgctaactagcgttagcgcattTGCTAACTAGAgatagcgcaatgactggaagtctatggtatctactagcatgccaGTAGTTAGCATATACTTCCAGTCCGTGGGCTAACACTAGACTACAGGCTATAGTCTAGTATAGCTAAATAtgttttataactaaaccaagatagaccacagcccgtTGTTTCAAAttggaacaaatgagtcatagtgggcagaacaagcaaggaggtgggcagagccaagcacgagctagcgagatcctattggcgcgttctagcataatctgcatatttctgttagggaacgccttctctgtgaagtgcgcgtatgcaataactcaattcgcttttgcactccttctaaacaacgcgatTTAAATATTTTGCAAAGGGTAAgctctacaaaacttagtccactctgttcataacatattctagttttgggaacagaaagcTGTATTGAGAGCAAATGTTTCATcaatgagaaaatgtgcagaatgtcggccaaaatccatctcgttccatcttctcccactgctggccagtgggcttcctctcactaccatatttggtattGAGTGGAcacgccaagcggatgcttcacatttatacatccggtgaaatgtctgtctcattgttctatctgtttTGTAGCTACATACAATTTAGCATTgcctcgcgaaactacctctgtAACTTCCTtgatactggatgcagagactctgaggaagtagataacgggtttcattgccaaaatcccgaagtatccctttaaaagcCATTGCgattatttttctttcctcctCTCCGGTAGAGGGAGCACTTTTAGGTTAGGGTTGGTGTTTGTTTGTTGAAGACTGCATTCTGAACTCAGGAGGATTCTTCGTGTGTATTGAACAAAATAACTGCCAGCTAGCGTGAACAACGACTGCCTAAATTCACATTTTAGTCAAGATTGGAAAGTAGCTACATTTGGCTCCCTTTCAAATTGGTAAAATAATATCCGGGTACATCATCAGTCTTCATCTGGCTGAACCTTTGTGGAGCAAGGTGCTTCTGAATAGCTAGCTAACGCGTTAGgttgctacagtagctagctagctaaaaggaTTCAAAAGAACAActggtagctagctggctagccagaAAGCCGGGGGAATCGCAGCTCCGAGGCCCGAGAGGGAGCCTTCCAGGACCGCGGCTTGATGTACCCTGCCTGCCTCGCCCCAGCAGCCCACAATGGGGGAGACCAAAGTCATATATCACCTCGACGACCAGGAAACACCCTACCTGGTCAAATTGGCAGTGCCCGCGGACAGGGTCACACTTGCGGACTTCAAAAATGTTCTTAAGAAACCTAACTGCAAGTTCTTCTTCAAATCTATGGATGACGATTTTGGGTGAGCATTAATATTAGCTAGAGACTAAACAGTCTGGTagggtagctaacgttagctattcttTCACAGATGAAATGTTAATTTGTCAAAACGGTTTGGCTAACCAACGTCTTCATGTTAATCACGGCTTGAATTTGTTATTCCTTTGTTTAACGCTCGGtaaagtatttttttttacacagctaacgttagctagctagctaatgttaaacTTATACACCAAACTAGGCATCAGCGTCCATTTTCCTATTGAACAAGATTCAAGTATGGATAGTTGAGATGGTTAACTAGATAGCCTACCTATCGGTTGTATAATAGACAGAGAAGTGGCTTATATTAGGGAGAAGGCCAACAGACCACATTAAtggtctcctctctcctgctgctGTTGTCAAAAAGGAATGCAGTAGACTGGTTGGTTGGACACAACGGTCGGTCACTTACTCGAGAATGCCCTGTTGTTCACTGGCAAGTTTACAAGCCAGTCCTTTGCGTGTGAAACATGTCTTGAATGGCAAAGGAACTTGTTCTCAAAATGTGTCCATGTCCCATTCGTCACTGAAAATGGCCTTAAACTTAACAACAGGAAGGCGCTTTGGATAGATCTTGTGTACTTTCAGATAGTTTGGATGTTTGAAAaacactgtacagtgagggaaaaaagtatttgatcccctgctgattttgtacgtttgcccactgacaaagaaattatcagtctataattttaatggtaggtttatttgaacagtgagagacagaatatttAGATTATaaaatttgacatgcgtttttatggattttgttgttgttattctgtgtcactgttcaaaaaaacctaccattaaaattatagactgatcatgtctttgtcagttggcaaacgtacaaaatcagcaggggatcaaatactttcccccctcactgtatgtcagtcATGTCAGAAATATGTTGACTACTTttgttgagtaaaatgtaaaaaagTGAAACACCTCAATGGCCTGTTATAGAGAATGGCTTAGGCCTAACTGTCTATCCGGACAGTGGGTAACTCCAAAAGGGCTTTTCCAGATTGAGCTCCTGGTAGGATACACTTGTCAGGACAGGGATTGAGTGGTTATGTATTTGATTTCAAACTGGTCTGCAATGGGACTGAATGCACCACTGtgagatacagtgcatttggaaagtattcagaccccttcactttttccacattttgttacgttactgccgt from Coregonus clupeaformis isolate EN_2021a unplaced genomic scaffold, ASM2061545v1 scaf1977, whole genome shotgun sequence includes the following:
- the LOC121580786 gene encoding piggyBac transposable element-derived protein 4 isoform X1, translated to MTLWLRSCVSASGRTSGQTAKMELEEVQDKFSLSECDKRKKAMQPENSSVVQDDDGREAGEINSDGDGTFQGCGSYDSFLDSIFEEELDRLLDLDGNEEPPYLTEPSEAMEADESPPNGTEVKETRRGDDFTPNGTEVKETRREDYFTPDRTEVKETRREDDSPPIMTRLRVRGISSRPKIEASKSSEEDGEDLPPNTEVIESRASKITKSISSPKAAPQRKARPPSSPPCTPSPAKSKNRAHAATPLISGSERKWRTEDEPDQEPKLFPFEPARTPGPQLDTSKNYTVLELFQLFFSNDVVDTLCSNTNKNAKRRQEQGIKEPWKPVSVEEMYNYLSIVIYMGLLNVHTVSDYWNRNRIYCLPFCRTVMTMTRFRAITYSLHMSDPAEEEENDKKKGTAEYDQLMRIKPLKDQILEACRAFYHPFQNLSIDERMVHSKARHSLKQYIKSKPYRYGFKLYVLADSRNGYTCDFNVFMTKNLSASGKGESYDVAMNLLKVPYLGTGYHIYVDNSFTSISLFRDLYKKKLGACGTIREFRVGIRENSMPARAEKGTIRWLRDGELLFTKWMGTQPVTMCTTIHKAFAGEQVKSRKQSKNGSWTTQYIPIPEAIKPYNKYIGGVDLSDALIKCYSVAHKTMKWYKTFFFHFVDIAVVNSFLLQKDMAQKKKKKPMTHKQFREQLCLQLADIGKQEEAEEESSEEEEEEEEEEEPEEEEELVEVKRPCYPVPIMDPTTVDSSRRKSSGRKKCCLCKESQTNWQCESCQVALCMIPDRNCFRVWHMNKKDLVAEVFKRHIKYNPYPTHPWMEYGGGKIEFKSQKQAQSFIKRHFGLRNNRK
- the LOC121580786 gene encoding piggyBac transposable element-derived protein 4 isoform X2; protein product: MELEEVQDKFSLSECDKRKKAMQPENSSVVQDDDGREAGEINSDGDGTFQGCGSYDSFLDSIFEEELDRLLDLDGNEEPPYLTEPSEAMEADESPPNGTEVKETRRGDDFTPNGTEVKETRREDYFTPDRTEVKETRREDDSPPIMTRLRVRGISSRPKIEASKSSEEDGEDLPPNTEVIESRASKITKSISSPKAAPQRKARPPSSPPCTPSPAKSKNRAHAATPLISGSERKWRTEDEPDQEPKLFPFEPARTPGPQLDTSKNYTVLELFQLFFSNDVVDTLCSNTNKNAKRRQEQGIKEPWKPVSVEEMYNYLSIVIYMGLLNVHTVSDYWNRNRIYCLPFCRTVMTMTRFRAITYSLHMSDPAEEEENDKKKGTAEYDQLMRIKPLKDQILEACRAFYHPFQNLSIDERMVHSKARHSLKQYIKSKPYRYGFKLYVLADSRNGYTCDFNVFMTKNLSASGKGESYDVAMNLLKVPYLGTGYHIYVDNSFTSISLFRDLYKKKLGACGTIREFRVGIRENSMPARAEKGTIRWLRDGELLFTKWMGTQPVTMCTTIHKAFAGEQVKSRKQSKNGSWTTQYIPIPEAIKPYNKYIGGVDLSDALIKCYSVAHKTMKWYKTFFFHFVDIAVVNSFLLQKDMAQKKKKKPMTHKQFREQLCLQLADIGKQEEAEEESSEEEEEEEEEEEPEEEEELVEVKRPCYPVPIMDPTTVDSSRRKSSGRKKCCLCKESQTNWQCESCQVALCMIPDRNCFRVWHMNKKDLVAEVFKRHIKYNPYPTHPWMEYGGGKIEFKSQKQAQSFIKRHFGLRNNRK
- the LOC121580786 gene encoding piggyBac transposable element-derived protein 4 isoform X3 yields the protein MQPENSSVVQDDDGREAGEINSDGDGTFQGCGSYDSFLDSIFEEELDRLLDLDGNEEPPYLTEPSEAMEADESPPNGTEVKETRRGDDFTPNGTEVKETRREDYFTPDRTEVKETRREDDSPPIMTRLRVRGISSRPKIEASKSSEEDGEDLPPNTEVIESRASKITKSISSPKAAPQRKARPPSSPPCTPSPAKSKNRAHAATPLISGSERKWRTEDEPDQEPKLFPFEPARTPGPQLDTSKNYTVLELFQLFFSNDVVDTLCSNTNKNAKRRQEQGIKEPWKPVSVEEMYNYLSIVIYMGLLNVHTVSDYWNRNRIYCLPFCRTVMTMTRFRAITYSLHMSDPAEEEENDKKKGTAEYDQLMRIKPLKDQILEACRAFYHPFQNLSIDERMVHSKARHSLKQYIKSKPYRYGFKLYVLADSRNGYTCDFNVFMTKNLSASGKGESYDVAMNLLKVPYLGTGYHIYVDNSFTSISLFRDLYKKKLGACGTIREFRVGIRENSMPARAEKGTIRWLRDGELLFTKWMGTQPVTMCTTIHKAFAGEQVKSRKQSKNGSWTTQYIPIPEAIKPYNKYIGGVDLSDALIKCYSVAHKTMKWYKTFFFHFVDIAVVNSFLLQKDMAQKKKKKPMTHKQFREQLCLQLADIGKQEEAEEESSEEEEEEEEEEEPEEEEELVEVKRPCYPVPIMDPTTVDSSRRKSSGRKKCCLCKESQTNWQCESCQVALCMIPDRNCFRVWHMNKKDLVAEVFKRHIKYNPYPTHPWMEYGGGKIEFKSQKQAQSFIKRHFGLRNNRK